Proteins from a genomic interval of Yarrowia lipolytica chromosome 1E, complete sequence:
- a CDS encoding uncharacterized protein (Compare to YALI0E27093g, no similarity), translating to MRTAALISLATAVLAWDNKTIDTFYPDIVDPGCVVQTGNSSYSAIPVGSVGGTPDTEKYGEYNYCFMPHPRDDTYELPSQKDAQIVALTYVQRHQKRSAYHTFPEGEDIAYSCSDFLPFLYGGPANRATQRDPVHVYASTYSDPSVNPFSTTHDPNTTCQFPQLTSGGFADGITHGRDLWAVYGDKLGLLPKYPTPETVWLRSSTKALTQQSAGGVLRGLWPYLRDTLPLHQQDEQIDSIGSNYPCDQRDAYDATWKKSDEFQEHMQVLNPLQTEFKTAFKTNVSDWNSDWDHYNDNFQARLCNGYALPPSVNDTAANTVFKAGDWEYNYHYVTQNNATNYVKLKAGVLIGELVAQLQQVVNGTSSIKYHHVFAHDGDVAPLTASLGIKTLRWPGMGSNIALELWKLKNEHFIRVLYSGQPIRSNLGDLSWIKFDDFVGKWTNSSVPKNIFDECKVRN from the coding sequence ATGCGAACCGCCGCTCTCATTTCGCTAGCCACTGCTGTCCTGGCTTGGGACAACAAAACCATTGACACCTTCTACCCTGATATTGTTGACCCTGGGTGTGTAGTGCAGACAGGCAACTCCTCCTACTCGGCCATCCCAGTGGGCTCTGTAGGAGGTACTCCCGACACAGAAAAGTACGGCGAGTATAACTACTGCTTTATGCCCCACCCCAGAGACGACACCTACGAGCTGCCTTCCCAGAAGGATGCCCAGATCGTGGCTTTGACCTACGTTCAGAGACATCAGAAGCGATCTGCTTACCATACATTCCCGGAGGGAGAAGATATTGCGTACTCGTGTTCAGACTTTCTGCCTTTCTTGTATGGAGGCCCTGCCAACCGGGCTACCCAGCGAGACCCCGTGCACGTGTACGCCTCCACTTACTCAGACCCCTCTGTTAACCcattctccaccacccatgACCCCAACACCACTTGTCAGTTCCCCCAGCTGACATCCGGTGGCTTTGCCGACGGTATCACACATGGACGAGACCTCTGGGCCGTCTACGGAGATAAACTTGGTCTCCTTCCCAAGTACCCCACTCCCGAGACCGTCTGGCTTCGATCTTCTACCAAAGCTCTGACCCAGCAGTCTGCCGGAGGAGTTCTTCGAGGTCTGTGGCCTTACCTTCGAGACACTCTACCTCTGCACCAACAGGATGAGCAAATTGACTCAATTGGATCCAACTACCCCTGTGACCAGCGAGACGCTTATGACGCTACGTGGAAGAAGTCTGATGAGTTCCAGGAACACATGCAGGTGCTCAACCCCCTGCAGACGGAGTTCAAGACGGCCTTTAAGACCAATGTCAGCGACTGGAACAGCGACTGGGACCACTACAACGATAACTTCCAGGCCCGACTCTGCAACGGCTACGCTCTGCCTCCTTCTGTGAACGACACTGCTGCCAACACTGTATTCAAGGCCGGAGATTGGGAGTACAACTACCACTACGTCACCCAGAATAACGCTACCAACTACGTAAAGCTCAAGGCCGGTGTTTTGATTGGCGAGCTTGTTGCTCAGCTCCAACAGGTTGTCAACGGTACTTCCTCTATAAAGTACCATCACGTCTTTGCTCACGATGGAGATGTGGCACCTTTAACCGCTTCTCTGGGTATTAAGACCCTGCGATGGCCTGGAATGGGCTCCAACATTGCACTGGAGCTTTGgaagctcaagaacgagCACTTCATTCGAGTTCTTTACTCCGGTCAGCCCATTCGATCCAACCTCGGCGATCTGTCCTGGATCAAGTTTGACGACTTTGTTGGCAAGTGGACCAACAGTTCTGTTCCCAAGAACATCTTTGACGAGTGCAAGGTGAGAAACTGA
- a CDS encoding uncharacterized protein (Compare to YALI0E27115g, similar to AN8389 2 Aspergillus nidulans hypothetical protein): MWSLIFVVISPALAWNTNATDTLYPEEVPTKPYYQGYQLPVGSKHATPRNIEYGGYNYCSMPHPHIDTYELPAAILNGSVRGSMAGLTYIQRHQKRTSYHTYQDEDIRYDCSELVPFLFGENRDSTGLLNAAIPVHDYVYTPDSNPYVSSGYVPHGSCQFPQLTIGGLEDGFQHGRDLWNVYGDKMGIIPAVPSLDHIWLRRSNKDLTAQTAGGVLRGLWPNHNETLPIHQQRAEVDTIGSNYPCEKRDKLKKDLKKTDIWKEHDEFMVPVLDELHKTVFGESDYKYEKWSDTFQSRLCNGYPLPCANSTSCASGNAAAQVFSGEDWEFYQQYIADPNAAEYARLKVGLLVGEIIDQLKETVYNHSSVVYRHYFAHDGDLAPMATTLGLQTMKQPGMGINIAVELWKVEAVDDNESEQIPLPPITNQNEHYVRVLWAGAPIRSKLGNLEWIKFDEFVDLWSKSVPIDIVEECKVTK; this comes from the coding sequence ATGTGGTCCCTTATTTTCGTCGTGATCTCCCCTGCTCTGGCCTGGAACACAAacgccacagacacactcTACCCCGAGGAAGTGCCAACCAAGCCTTACTACCAGGGCTACCAACTTCCCGTTGGTAGCAAGCATGCTACACCTCGAAATATCGAGTACGGAGGCTACAACTACTGCTCCATGCCCCATCCTCACATCGACACCTATGAGCTGCCAGCAGCAATTCTCAATGGCTCTGTTCGAGGAAGTATGGCTGGATTGACCTATATTCAGAGACACCAGAAACGGACATCCTACCACACCTACCAAGACGAGGACATCCGGTACGATTGTTCAGAGCTTGTTCCTTTTTTGTTTGGTGAAAATCGTGACTCCACAGGGCTCTTGAACGCTGCTATTCCCGTTCACGATTATGTCTACACACCCGACTCCAATCCATACGTAAGTTCGGGATACGTACCCCATGGAAGCTGCCAGTTCCCCCAATTGACCATCGGGGGTCTGGAGGACGGCTTCCAGCATGGTAGAGATCTGTGGAATGTATATGGAGATAAGATGGGTATCATTCCTGCAGTCCCCAGTTTGGACCACATCTGGCTTCGACGATCCAATAAGGATCTCACAGCCCAGACCGCGGGTGGAGTACTTCGGGGGTTGTGGCCAAACCACAACGAGACGCTGCCCATCCACCAACAGCGAGCCGAGGTGGACACAATTGGATCAAACTACCCTTGCGAAAAGCGAGAcaagctgaagaaggatctcaagaagaCGGACATCTGGAAGGAGCACGATGAATTCATGGTGCCCGTGTTGGACGAGCTGCACAAGACTGTGTTTGGCGAGtccgactacaagtatgagaAATGGAGTGATACCTTCCAGTCTCGTCTCTGCAATGGTTATCCTCTCCCATGTGCAAACAGTACCTCTTGTGCTTCTGGGAATGCTGCAGCCCAGGTCTTCTCTGGTGAGGACTGGGAGTTCTACCAGCAGTACATTGCAGATCCCAATGCTGCCGAGTATGCTCGTCTGAAggttggccttcttgtcggtgaGATTATTGAtcagctcaaggagaccgTTTACAACCATTCGAGTGTGGTATACAGACACTACTTTGCCCACGATGGAGATCTAGCCCCTATGGCAACTACTCTGGGGCTGCAAACCATGAAACAGCCTGGAATGGGCATTAACATAGCGGTGGAGTTGTGGAAGGTGGAGGCTGTCGATGACAACGAGTCAGAACAGATTCCCCTCCCTCCTATCACTAATCAGAACGAACACTATGTCCGTGTTCTGTGGGCCGGTGCCCCCATTCGATCCAAACTTGGAAATCTTGAGTGGATCAAATTTGATGAGTTTGTCGATCTGTGGAGTAAGTCGGTGCCCATCGATATTGTAGAGGAGTGCAAGGTCACCAAATAA
- a CDS encoding uncharacterized protein (Compare to YALI0E27137g, similar to uniprot|Q12383 Saccharomyces cerevisiae YOL125W, similar to Saccharomyces cerevisiae TRM13 (YOL125W); ancestral locus Anc_3.46): protein MTTETGIPEVVKASSETMSADGKPEKPNPSMFPKRQKRDTPKEYSYLRCEYKLPHKNHRQCHMQRKAEEKFCAQHVLLQKDSYAGRERVVCPVDPGHTVWADELQQHMYKCNKVKERMQKEREGWHRDDMNISNPEAKPCVGKKSDITVDYAKWIPVVEAAFKDVEEVPVEILNHEKGLAKRMTEVQNKKHALQQASLIAHMEKTGLLKSSSRILEFGAGRAELSRYINYAICAERQQDDKTAANYLFIDRAMPRMKMDGKLVKDTKDDFPEQPLPLIKRLKMDIKDLMLDGVPVEGPYDANLIVSKHLCGCATDLTLQCLLNSAVFTKEARPAALVIALCCRQICNVQMFPKAGIEWLQERGFDDDGFAALTRMTSWVLCGERPKKEPVEGEQTEAADNETPAPVGHPSGLPAEARKVIGLKCRRLLDQGRLHALRKEGLDARLVQYTEMDISPENVCLIVNK from the coding sequence ATGACCACAGAAACAGGAATACCAGAGGTTGTTAAGGCCAGTTCTGAAACTATGAGCGCTGACGGAAAGCCTGAAAAGCCCAACCCTTCCATGTTCCCcaagagacagaagagagaCACTCCCAAggagtactcgtacttgcgATGCGAGTACAAGCTGCCTCACAAGAACCACCGACAGTGTCACATGCAACGAAAGGCGGAGGAAAAGTTTTGCGCTCAGCATGTACTTCTGCAGAAGGACAGCTATGCTGGTCGAGAGCGTGTTGTTTGTCCTGTTGATCCGGGACATACAGTTTGGGCTGacgagctccagcagcacatgtacaagtgcaacaaggtcaaggagcgAATGCAAAAGGAGCGAGAGGGATGGCACAGAGATGACATGAACATCAGTAATCCTGAGGCCAAGCCCTGTGTTGGTAAGAAGTCTGATATCACCGTTGACTACGCCAAATGGATCCCTGTAGTGGAGGCTGCGttcaaggacgtggaggaggtgccCGTGGAAATTCTGAACCACGAGAAGGGTCTTGCCAAACGAATGACTGAGGTCCAAAACAAGAAACACGCTCTTCAGCAGGCGTCTCTTATTGCGCATATGGAGAAGACTGGCCTTTTGAAATCCTCCAGTCGAATTCTCGAGTTTGGAGCCGGACGAGCTGAGCTTTCCAGATACATCAACTATGCTATCTGTGCTGAGAGACAACAGGATGATAAGACAGCTGCTAACTACCTGTTTATCGATCGAGCCATGCCTCGAATGAAGATGGACGGTAAGCTTGTGAAAGACACCAAGGACGATTTCCCTGAACAGCCGTTGCCTCTTATCAAGCGACTCAAAATGGACATTAAGGATCTCATGCTGGATGGGGTGCCTGTGGAGGGACCCTACGACGCCAACCTAATTGTCTCCAAGCATCTCTGCGGCTGTGCCACCGATCTAACCCTTCAATGTCTTCTTAACAGTGCGGTGTTCACCAAGGAAGCCAGACCTGCTGCGCTTGTTATTGCACTGTGTTGTCGACAGATATGCAACGTGCAGATGTTCCCCAAAGCCGGAATCGAGTGGCTGCAGGAGCGTGGTTTTGACGATGATGGATTCGCCGCTCTTACTAGAATGACATCGTGGGTTTTGTGTGGAGAGAGACCCAAGAAAGAGCCTGTGGAGGGTGAGCAGACAGAAGCTGCCGATAATGAGACCCCAGCACCAGTTGGACACCCTTCCGGACTTCCTGCTGAAGCAAGAAAGGTGATCGGTCTCAAGTGCCGACGTCTTCTGGACCAGGGCCGACTCCACGCTCTTCGAAAGGAGGGTCTGGATGCCCGTCTGGTTCAGTACACCGAGATGGATATCTCTCCCGAGAACGTCTGTCTGATCGTTAACAAATAG
- a CDS encoding uncharacterized protein (Compare to YALI0E27159g, weakly similar to uniprot|P53389 Saccharomyces cerevisiae YNR055c HOL1 member of major facilitator superfamily multidrug-resistance protein subfamily), with the protein MKVDSEVIPGTIQLVDLKGDPDYNAVDHEIVLVPTPSADPDDPLNWSQRRKWLSMLCMVLYTLGVGVPTASIFSVLLPISEKTNLSLADLNEGTGYMFLMLGFGCLFWQPVALQFGKRPVYLISILGTMAVQIWAPYTKNNGQWIGHKILQGFLGAPIESLCEVTVSDIWFEHERGSWMGLYAFMMLFGSFMAPFFGGFITQGMDWKWVLFWGAIFDAVVFVFLFFFFEETNYSRKAELERECMESETLDVAHGGAVLPVGSGSFNDSSDQNEKGSANRVDVIPNPFSNGETAACGVPAKIYKPKTFWDKLKLFDKPRPNMLWTMVKRPIIILFSFPPVIYAGFLYGTGLIWFSVLNATASKILSEPPYNFKPSMVGVAYLCPTIITAIVAWYGGWLGDRLRIWMAKRHGGISEAEDRLWLLALYMVMCPAGLILWGIGAAHGIHWFGLVMGLGITGGFGVLAGLCSVNYAVDCYREMASESMVPLIIIRNCMGFGMGYAITPWLTNEGLQRCFGEAAGVSVFCIGMFLFMIAFGKKFRIATRHRYWKFVQESIENDMAH; encoded by the coding sequence ATGAAAGTCGACAGTGAAGTCATTCCTGGAACCATCCAATTGGTCGATCTCAAGGGAGACCCCGATTACAATGCCGTAGACCACGAGATTGTGCTGGTGCCTACTCCCTCGGCTGACCCAGACGATCCTTTGAATTGGTCTCAGCGAAGAAAGTGGCTCTCCATGCTGTGTATGGTGTTGTACacccttggagttggagttcCCACtgcctccatcttctcggtACTGCTGCCCATCTCAGAGAAGACCAACTTGTCGCTGGCTGACCTCAACGAGGGTACCGGATATATGTTCCTGATGCTGGGTTTCGGCTGTCTTTTCTGGCAGCCGGTGGCTCTACAGTTCGGAAAGAGACCTGTCTACCTCATCTCTATCCTGGGAACAATGGCAGTCCAGATTTGGGCCCCCTATACCAAGAACAACGGTCAGTGGATTGGTCATAAGATTCTGCAGGGTTTCCTTGGAGCTCCCATCGAGTCTCTATGTGAAGTCACAGTCTCCGATATTTGGTTCGAACACGAGCGAGGCTCCTGGATGGGCCTGTACGCCTTCATGATGCTGTTCGGCTCCTTCATGGCCCCCTTTTTTGGAGGTTTTATCACCCAGGGTATGGACTGGAAATGGGTGCTCTTCTGGGGTGCCATCTTCGACGCAGTGGTTTtcgtttttcttttcttcttcttcgagGAGACTAACTACTCTCGAAAGGCTGAGCTGGAGCGAGAGTGCATGGAGAGCGAGACTCTGGACGTTGCTCATGGTGGAGCCGTTCTTCCTGTGGGATCAGGATCTTTCAACGACTCTAGCGACCAGAACGAGAAGGGATCTGCTAACCGAGTGGACGTCATACCCAACCCTTTCTCTAATGGAGAGACTGCTGCTTGCGGTGTGCCTGCCAAGATCtacaagcccaagaccTTCTGGGACAAGCTGAAGCTGTTTGACAAGCCCAGACCCAACATGTTATGGACCATGGTCAAGCGTCCAATCAtcattctcttctctttccCTCCGGTCATCTACGCCGGCTTCCTTTACGGTACCGGTCTGATTTGGTTCTCCGTTCTCAACGCTACTGCCTCCAAGATCCTATCTGAACCCCCCTACAACTTCAAGCCCTCAATGGTCGGTGTCGCCTACTTGTGTcccaccatcatcaccgcTATTGTCGCCTGGTACGGGGGATGGCTTGGAGACAGACTACGTATCTGGATGGCCAAGCGACACGGAGGTATATCTGAAGCCGAGGATCGACTCTGGCTCTTGGCACTCTATATGGTCATGTGCCCCGCTGGTCTCATTCTCTGGGGTATTGGCGCTGCCCATGGCATCCACTGGTTTGGATTGGTCATGGGTCTTGGTATCACTGGAGGCTTCGGCGTGCTTGCTGGTCTCTGTTCCGTCAATTACGCTGTTGATTGCTATCGGGAAATGGCTTCGGAATCCATGGTTCCTCTTATTATCATCCGAAACTGCATGGGTTTCGGTATGGGCTACGCCATCACCCCCTGGCTCACCAATGAGGGTCTCCAGCGATGTTTCGGAGAGGCCGCCGGAGTTTCAGTCTTTTGCATCGGAATGTTCTTGTTCATGATAGCCTTTGGCAAGAAGTTCCGAATCGCTACTCGACACAGGTACTGGAAGTTTGTTCAGGAGAGTATCGAGAACGACATGGCCCACTAA
- a CDS encoding uncharacterized protein (Compare to YALI0E27181g, similar to DEHA0A00979g Debaryomyces hansenii): protein MRFSTSVVAVLTSALAINGVLAIPQVKNPVPQNILEPVQFRVAFAGAEAGKSAAVSWNTYGELSGAPTLRYGLDPDNLSKSASGESNTYATSTTWNHHVVLEGLEPGTVYYYRVEGADVSKTFHFKTALAPGTNKEFTFAAAIDLGVMGEYGLSTWVGEGAEGPLKPGEKNTIDSLLDDFDEYEFLLHPGDIAYSDYWLKEEIQGYLPNTTLEEGIYVYEALLNTYYQQMEGLTAYKQYMVSPGNHEANCNNGGTSDKKNNITYTADMCFEGQTNFTGLRNHFRMPAEESGGVGPMWYSFDYGLVHFVSINTETDFEDAPSSTGMRSGEFGYPGQQLDWLRADLANVDREKTPWVVVSGHRPWYIDAKKKNVCKDCQNAFEDILVDGNVDLVIMGHVHLYERNHPVAHGKVDPNGLNNPSAPWYIVNGAAGHYDGIDFAAGLDEEWIAYTMDGHYGWSSFTVHNCSHLTHEFVFSENNTRLDRQTLFKDRKCKLPIDGGSSVSISPSTSSIPGVESGSGFNGTVTKTESDKKSSVVGTATVSKPKPADETKTVIKPETSTVTETDCEKCHSETNGSLLESAAETAQTEKEQSKAATVVETVHETAVASTKPIVSISSLSPVATAPIASVGPSSVASASESESAAVFQPSTGSAGSTPALANVATLARISPMVMGVALVAVPAFAMQFV from the coding sequence ATGAGATTTTCTACCTCCGTGGTCGCTGTTCTGACCAGCGCCCTCGCTATCAACGGTGTGTTGGCCATCCCCCAGGTCAAGAACCCCGTCCCCCAGAACATCCTCGAGCCTGTGCAGTTCCGCGTAGCTTTCGCTGGTGCTGAAGCCGGAAAGTCTGCCGCTGTGTCCTGGAACACCTACGGCGAGCTGTCAGGAGCACCCACTCTCCGATATGGCCTTGACCCTGATAACCTCAGCAAGTCTGCCTCTGGAGAGTCTAATACCTATGCCACTTCCACTACCTGGAACCACCATGTTGTTCTGGAGGGCCTCGAGCCTGGAACTGTGTACTACTACCGAGTAGAGGGTGCTGACGTCTCCAAGACCTTCCATTTCAAGACTGCTCTTGCTCCCGGTACCAACAAGGAATTCacttttgctgctgccattgATCTAGGAGTCATGGGAGAGTATGGACTTAGTACCTGGGTCGGGGAGGGCGCTGAGGGTCCCCTCAAGCCCGGAGAGAAGAACACCATCGACTCTCTTTTggacgactttgacgagtacgagttcCTCCTGCACCCTGGAGACATTGCCTACTCCGATTACtggctcaaggaggagatccagGGCTACCTTCCCAACACCACCCTTGAGGAAGGAATCTACGTTTACGAGGCTCTGCTGAACACCTACTATCAGCAGATGGAGGGCTTGACTGCCTACAAGCAGTATATGGTCTCCCCAGGTAACCATGAGGCCAACTGTAACAATGGAGGAACCTctgacaagaagaacaacaTCACTTATACTGCTGACATGTGCTTTGAGGGCCAAACCAATTTCACCGGACTGCGAAACCACTTTCGAATGCCTGCTGAGGAGTCTGGTGGTGTCGGCCCTATGTGGTACTCTTTCGATTACGGTCTTGTCCACTTTGTTTCCATCAACACCGAGACTGACTTTGAGGAtgctccatcttccaccGGTATGCGGTCCGGAGAGTTTGGTTATCCAGGACAGCAGCTCGATTGGCTCCGAGCTGATCTGGCCAATGTTGACAGAGAGAAGACTCCCTGGGTTGTCGTTTCTGGCCACCGGCCCTGGTATATtgacgccaagaagaagaacgtGTGCAAGGACTGTCAAAACGCCTTTGAAGACATTCTGGTCGACGGAAACGTCGATCTGGTCATCATGGGTCACGTGCATCTCTATGAGAGAAACCACCCTGTTGCCCACGGAAAGGTTGATCCTAACGGCCTGAACAACCCCTCTGCTCCCTGGTACATTGTCAAcggtgctgctggccacTATGACGGTATCGACTTTGCTGCCGGTCTCGACGAGGAGTGGATCGCCTATACTATGGACGGTCACTACGGATGGTCTTCTTTCACTGTACACAACTGCTCCCACCTCACCCACGAGTTTGTCTTTTCCGAGAATAACACTCGTCTTGACCGACAGACTTTGTTCAAGGACCGAAAGTGTAAGCTTCCCATTGATGGCGGCTCTTCTGTGTCGATCTCGCCTTCTACGTCGTCGATCCCTGGGGTTGAAAGTGGTTCTGGATTCAACGGAACTGTTACCAAGACCGAGTCTGATAAGAAGTCCTCTGTGGTCGGCACTGCCACGGTCTCTAAGCCGAAGCCTGCCGATGAGACTAAGACCGTTATCAAACCCGAGACCTCTACAGTTACCGAGACTGACTGTGAAAAGTGTCATTCTGAGACAAATGGAAGTCTATTGGAGTCGGCTGCTGAAACCGCTCAgacggagaaggagcagtcTAAAGCTGCTACCGTCGTCGAAACCGTCCACGAGACCGCCGTCGCCTCTACCAAGCCCATTGTTTCTATTTCATCCCTATCTCCTGTTGCTACAGCACCCATTGCTAGCGTAGGACCTTCATCTGTGGCCTCCGCCAGCGAATCCgagtctgctgctgttttcCAGCCCAGCACCGGTTCTGCAGGATCTACGCCCGCACTAGCCAATGTCGCCACTCTGGCGCGAATCAGCCCCATGGTGATGGGCGTTGCTCTTGTGGCGGTCCCCGCCTTCGCCATGCAATTTGTCTAA
- a CDS encoding uncharacterized protein (Compare to YALI0E27203g, similar to uniprot|P41948 Saccharomyces cerevisiae YNL142w MEP2) produces the protein MADATSTQAPLPTTGNGGDSLTQNLNVPFLGADMVWIMTSSALVWIMIPGVGLLYSGMSRKHHALSLLWASIMCCALVSFEWFFWGYTLAFSHKAGKFIGTMDNFGLMNVLAAPSVGSSAVPDILYMFYQGMFACITGMLMVGGAHERARLGPMMVYLFIWMTVVYSPIACWTWNPSGWLAVLGGLDFAGGGPVHMSSGAGALAYALWCGKRRDPAVEKLPHYRPSSVTSVVLGTVLLWFGWFGFNGGSSGNASIRGFYAAANTNLAAACGALAWMCVDFFRKGRKWSTVGLCSGAIAGLVGITPAAGFVPIWSAVPIGIITAVFANISGDLKNLLRIDDGLDVFSLHGVGGFCGSVLTAFFAADYIAHLDGATEIKGGWLNHHWAQLGYQLAGAFATLGYSFVVSSVILVIMNRIPYLNVRMTEEEEMLGTDMAQIGEFAFDWEDSGVLDLHGQNPNGMGVTPNVQTPKPSSINENKEAAESDSV, from the coding sequence ATGGCTGACGCTACCTCAACGCAAGCTCCCCTTCCGACCACTGGCAATGGAGGAGACTCCCTCACACAAAACCTGAACGTCCCCTTCCTGGGTGCCGATATGGTCTGGATCATGACCTCTTCGGCACTGGTCTGGATCATGATTCCAGGAGTCGGTCTGCTCTACTCTGGTATGTCGCGTAAGCACCACGCCCTGTCTCTCCTGTGGGCATCCATCATGTGCTGTGCCCTCGTCTCTTTCGAGTGGTTTTTCTGGGGTTACACTCTGGCATTCTCTCACAAGGCCGGAAAGTTCATTGGAACCATGGATAACTTCGGTCTTATGAATGTTCTCGCTGCTCCCTCTGTTGGCTCCTCTGCTGTCCCCGATATCCTGTATATGTTCTACCAGGGCATGTTCGCATGCATCACCGGTATGCTCATGGTTGGTGGAGCTCACGAGCGAGCTCGACTCGGCCCCATGATGGTATATCTCTTCATTTGGATGACTGTCGTCTACTCTCCTATTGCATGCTGGACATGGAACCCTAGTGGATGGCTCGCCGTCCTTGGAGGACTTGATTTCGCAGGTGGAGGACCTGTTCACATGTCTTCCGGTGCGGGTGCCCTTGCCTATGCTCTCTGGTGTGGTAAGAGACGTGACCCTGCTGTTGAGAAGCTGCCTCACTACCGGCCCTCTTCCGTTACTTCCGTTGTTCTCGGCACTGTTTTGCTTTGGTTCGGATGGTTCGGATTCAACGGTGGTTCCTCTGGTAACGCCTCCATCCGAGGCTTCTACGCTGCCGCTAATACTAaccttgctgctgcttgcGGTGCTCTCGCTTGGATGTGTGTCGACTTCTTCCGAAAGGGCCGAAAGTGGTCCACTGTTGGTCTCTGTTCTGGTGCCATCGCAGGTCTCGTTGGCATCACCCCCGCCGCCGGCTTCGTCCCTATCTGGTCTGCTGTCCCTATTGGTATCATCACCGCCGTCTTCGCTAACATTTCTGGTGACCTTAAGAATCTGCTCCGAATTGATGATGGTCTCGATGTCTTCTCTCTCCATGGTGTGGGAGGATTCTGCGGCTCTGTTCTTACTGCCTTCTTTGCTGCTGACTACATTGCCCATCTGGATGGTGCCACAGAGATCAAGGGTGGATGGCTCAACCACCACTGGGCTCAGCTGGGTTACCAGCTGGCTGGTGCGTTTGCTACCCTCGGCTACTCCTTTGTGGTCTCTTCAGTTATTCTTGTCATCATGAACAGAATCCCCTACCTCAACGTCCGAatgaccgaggaggaggagatgctTGGAACCGACATGGCCCAGATCGGCGAGTTTGCCTTCGACTGGGAGGACTCTGGAGTCCTGGACCTGCATGGCCAGAACCCCAATGGTATGGGCGTCACCCCCAACGTCCAGACTCCCAAGCCCAGCAGCATCAACGAAaacaaggaggctgctgagagTGATTCGGTTTAA
- a CDS encoding uncharacterized protein (Compare to YALI0E27225g, weakly similar to DEHA0A12617g Debaryomyces hansenii IPF 7288.1), giving the protein MTIPSDTSEKNIPKDFSVENIYGKLTDDEILQSRKSHIQSVRLAFKSLPKTRTRVPQHDASFVGMDPELVTFKSASDPLYPKNWPLRRKLFTVVVASLYVGAEPFVSAAFPKSTTLSLAHSGSSVFVMLMVKIVPRLIGLVIVGPLSDYFGRKVLLNASVSILIGSSALVHVYFDRFSFFQLASFSFLSTLGASSPLSVGSKILNDVFSPSAVGGGLLVYLCGPVVSYFGSPVAVNLIKEFPAGYSSGCFCVVMALLFALIPETSPAMILHQKVTVLRQLTGNKHLHSLYEITREPISVQLRRHLGRTFAMAGSHPSLYIAMLIGALLFGVIAAIWALWWA; this is encoded by the coding sequence ATGACCATACCATCAGATACCTCAGAGAAGAATATACCAAAGGACTTTTCCGTAGAAAACATTTACGGGAAATTAACTGATGATGAAATATTGCAGAGTAGGAAATCTCATATCCAGTCGGTGAGATTGGCCTTCAAGTCGCTACCAAAGACTCGAACCAGAGTCCCTCAACATGATGCCTCTTTCGTGGGGATGGATCCCGAACTAGTGACTTTCAAAAGTGCTTCAGATCCTTTGTACCCCAAAAATTGGCCCCTAAGAAGGAAGCTCTTCACTGTTGTGGTGGCATCTCTTTATGTCGGAGCTGAGCCCTTCGTGTCTGCAGCCTTTCCAAAAAGCACTACGCTGTCGCTTGCCCATAGCGGATCAAGCGTTTTTGTCATGTTGATGGTGAAAATTGTCCCACGATTGATAGGACTGGTCATTGTGGGGCCTTTGTCTGATTACTTCGGTCGTAAGGTGCTGTTGAACGCGTCTGTTTCAATCTTGATTGGGTCCTCAGCTCTGGTTCACGTCTACTTTGACCGGTTCTCTTTCTTCCAATTGGCTTCTTTCAGTTTTTTATCAACTCTGGGGGCTTCCTCCCCTTTATCTGTGGGGTCAAAGATTCTAAATGACGTCTTCTCACCCTCCGCTGTAGGTGGGGGGCTCCTTGTCTACCTCTGTGGACCCGTGGTTTCCTACTTTGGAAGCCCGGTGGCCGTAAATCTAATAAAGGAGTTTCCTGCTGGTTATTCGTCGGGTTGTTTCTGTGTAGTCATGGCATTGCTGTTTGCTTTGATTCCAGAAACCTCACCTGCGATGATTCTTCACCAAAAGGTTACCGTGTTGAGACAGTTAACCGGAAATAAGCATCTCCACAGTCTGTATGAAATCACGCGGGAGCCAATCTCTGTCCAATTACGACGACATCTTGGCAGAACCTTTGCAATGGCTGGATCCCATCCATCACTGTACATAGCCATGCTGATAGGGGCCTTGTTGTTTGGAGTGATAGCAGCAATATGGGCGCTCTGGTGGGCATGA